Proteins co-encoded in one Haladaptatus sp. ZSTT2 genomic window:
- a CDS encoding zinc-binding dehydrogenase, translating into MKAVYFEEHGDRDVLQYDELQDPEPDRDEVVVEMRAGALNFLDVWTRRGLPGLDLPLPHIPGSDGAGVVHAVGEDVTRFAPGDRVAVTAGLSCGVCEFCRDGDPSFCVDFRVLGEHTRGVHSELAAVPETNLVPVPDHVSWEVAAAAPLVFQTAWRMLITRAELEPGEKVLVLGASGGVGHAAVQIAKYAGAEVYATASSPEKLELAAECGADHVINYEKTDYASEIYEMTDKRGVDVIVDHVGGPTWQDSIKSLAKNGRLVTCGATLGRHPETDLNRIFWHQLQILGSSMGTPGEADDVLPLVWDGTFRPHVRDVLPMSDIKRAHKLLETRNGFGKVVVVPDAHYE; encoded by the coding sequence ATGAAGGCGGTCTATTTCGAGGAACACGGCGACCGTGATGTGTTACAGTACGACGAACTCCAAGACCCCGAACCCGACCGCGACGAGGTTGTGGTCGAAATGCGGGCAGGGGCGCTCAACTTTCTCGACGTGTGGACGCGCCGCGGGCTGCCCGGCCTCGACCTTCCGCTTCCCCACATCCCCGGGAGCGACGGTGCGGGCGTCGTCCACGCGGTTGGCGAGGACGTAACGCGCTTTGCACCCGGTGACCGCGTCGCGGTCACCGCCGGACTCTCGTGTGGCGTCTGTGAGTTCTGCCGTGACGGCGACCCGTCGTTCTGTGTGGACTTTCGCGTCCTTGGCGAGCACACCCGCGGCGTCCACAGCGAACTCGCCGCCGTCCCTGAAACCAACCTCGTCCCGGTTCCAGACCACGTCTCGTGGGAAGTGGCGGCGGCTGCACCGCTCGTCTTCCAGACGGCGTGGCGCATGCTCATCACCCGCGCTGAGTTGGAACCCGGCGAGAAAGTGCTCGTCCTCGGCGCGAGCGGCGGGGTTGGCCACGCCGCCGTCCAGATCGCCAAATACGCCGGTGCGGAGGTGTACGCGACGGCGTCCAGCCCCGAAAAGCTCGAACTCGCCGCCGAGTGTGGTGCAGACCACGTCATCAACTACGAGAAAACCGACTACGCGAGCGAAATCTACGAGATGACGGACAAACGCGGCGTGGACGTCATCGTCGACCACGTCGGCGGCCCGACGTGGCAAGATTCGATAAAGAGTCTCGCGAAAAACGGCCGGCTGGTCACGTGCGGAGCCACACTTGGGCGACATCCAGAAACCGACTTGAACCGCATCTTCTGGCACCAGCTCCAGATTCTCGGCTCCTCGATGGGGACGCCCGGCGAGGCAGACGACGTGCTCCCGCTCGTCTGGGACGGCACCTTCCGCCCGCACGTCCGCGATGTGCTTCCGATGAGCGACATCAAACGCGCCCACAAGCTGCTCGAAACCCGAAACGGATTTGGGAAGGTTGTAGTCGTTCCAGACGCCCACTACGAGTAA
- a CDS encoding ester cyclase → MASKATRPAASNGEIARELWTSINDGDFSVVDKYVSEDYVEHDPNAPEEIRGREGFRQNIEQYFAAFPDMVMTMEDLIEEDDKVVTRWSGTGTHKGELLGIAPTDKPISVTGLEIERYEDGMLVEAWSNFDVLGLMRQLGAIPDEMGA, encoded by the coding sequence ATGGCTAGTAAAGCGACACGCCCGGCAGCATCGAACGGTGAGATTGCGCGAGAACTCTGGACGAGCATCAACGATGGGGACTTCAGCGTCGTAGACAAGTACGTTTCAGAAGACTACGTCGAACACGACCCGAACGCACCCGAGGAGATTCGCGGCCGCGAGGGGTTCAGACAGAACATCGAACAGTACTTCGCCGCCTTCCCGGACATGGTGATGACCATGGAAGACCTCATCGAAGAGGACGACAAGGTGGTGACCCGCTGGTCTGGAACCGGCACCCACAAGGGTGAGTTGCTGGGCATCGCACCGACGGACAAGCCTATCAGCGTGACGGGCCTCGAAATCGAGCGCTACGAAGACGGCATGCTCGTAGAAGCGTGGTCGAACTTCGACGTCCTTGGCCTCATGCGTCAACTCGGTGCAATCCCCGACGAAATGGGAGCGTAA